A genomic stretch from Arachis stenosperma cultivar V10309 chromosome 3, arast.V10309.gnm1.PFL2, whole genome shotgun sequence includes:
- the LOC130967770 gene encoding uncharacterized protein LOC130967770, whose protein sequence is MALEWVVLGYAAAAEAIMVLLLTIPGLDGLRRGLIAVTRNLLKPFLSVVPFCLFLLMDIYWKYETRPSCEGDSCTPTEHLRHQKSIMKSQRNALLIASALLFYWLLYSVTNLVVKIEQLNQRVERLKNRD, encoded by the coding sequence ATGGCGCTCGAGTGGGTTGTGCTAGGCTACGCTGCTGCCGCAGAGGCAATCATGGTCCTCCTCCTTACCATCCCCGGCCTCGACGGCCTCCGCAGGGGTCTCATCGCCGTCACCCGCAACCTCCTCAAACCGTTCCTCTCCGTTGTTCCATTCTGCCTCTTCCTGTTAATGGACATTTACTGGAAGTACGAGACAAGGCCTTCCTGCGAGGGAGATTCGTGCACTCCCACGGAGCACCTCCGCCACCAGAAGTCCATCATGAAGAGTCAGCGCAACGCCCTCCTCATCGCCTCCGCGCTCCTCTTCTACTGGCTTCTCTATTCCGTCACCAACCTCGTCGTCAAGATCGAGCAGTTGAACCAGCGCGTTGAGCGCTTGAAGAATCGCGATTGA